In Aythya fuligula isolate bAytFul2 chromosome 27, bAytFul2.pri, whole genome shotgun sequence, a single window of DNA contains:
- the PBDC1 gene encoding protein PBDC1 encodes MAAALGPGEAAAAAHALSLPAEAYGNDPNVELMWAMRAYQHAEVYFNLISSVDPKFLKLTKADEQIYGDFRKTFGDLKIDVLDPEELKSEPAKEKWRPFCMRFEGVVEDFNYGTLLRLDCSKGYTEENTIFATRIQFFAIEIARNREGCNNAVYNSAKEPARA; translated from the exons ATGGCGGCGGCGCTg GGCCCCGGGGAGGCCGCGGCGGCCGCTCACGCCCTGAGCCTGCCGGCGGAGGCTTACGGCAATGAt CCCAACGTGGAGCTGATGTGGGCCATGCGGGCCTACCAGCACGCCGAGGTCTACTTCAAC CTCATCTCCTCGGTGGACCCCAAATTCCTGAAGCTGACCAAGGCGGACGAGCAGATCTACGGCGACTTCAGGAAAACCTTCGGCGACCTCAAAATCGACGTCCTCGACCCCGAGGAGCTCAAATCGGAGCCGGCCAAGGAG AAGTGGCGCCCCTTCTGCATGCGCTTCGAGGGGGTGGTGGAGGACTTCAACTACGGCACCCTGCTGCGCCTGGACTGCAGCAAGGGCTACACGGAGGAGAACACGATATTCG ccACCAGAATCCAGTTTTTTGCCATCGAAATAGCTCGGAACCGAGAGGGCTGCAACAACGCCGTCTACAACAGCGCCAAGGAGCCAGCGAGGGCGTGA